A window of Desulfobulbus oralis genomic DNA:
GCAACTGGAGGAGCGTGAAAAGAAACGCGATCTGCTGGCCGAGCTGTCGGAAGCGCTGAACAGGCGGGACACGCTCACGCAGGAGCTGGCCAAGGCGGCCAACAAGCAGGAGTACAGCGAACTCAGAGCGCCCATCGACGGCTTTGTCCAGCAACTGGCCATCCATACCATCGGCGGCGTGGTCACGCCCGCGCAGACCCTGATGGTGATCGTGCCGCTTGACGACGGGCTCGAAGTCGAGGCCAAGGTGCTCAACAAGGATATCGGCCTCATCGCGGGCGGCCAGCAGGTTTCGGTCAAGGTGACGGCCTACCCCTACACCCGGTACGGCGACATTGCCGGGGGCATCGAGTGGGTGGCCCAGGACGCGGTTATGGACGAGCAGCTTGGGCCGATCTACCCCGTGCGGATCTCTCTGCAGAGCACCCGCCTGCCCCGGCTGGTGGACAGGCGGGAGGGTCTGCTGTCGCCGGGCATGACCGTGACCACCGATATCAAGGTAGGCAAAAGACGGGTCATCGAATTTTTCCTGACCCCCATTCTCCGTTACACCCAAGAAAGCTTCAGGGAGCACTGACATGGCGGAAAAATCCCCCAAAGAGCAGGACGCGGCCAGCAAACAGCCGGAAGAAGCCGCGGACAGGCAGGAACAGAACGGCCAGAACGACGGTCTCGCGGAAAAACTGCACGAGCAGGCCATGGAGCTGCTGCGCCGCCTGCCCGCCTTTGGCCCGGTCATCATGCTGTATCTGCAGTCGGCCCATCGCCGTTTTCAGTTTATCAGCGACCTGGAATGGCTGCTCATTCCGCCGCTGATGAGCAGGCAGTGCAAGCTCTTCATGAAAAAGTCCTACCCCTTCGCCTATGTCAGTTGGGCCTTTCTCAACGAAGAGGCGGAAAACAGGCTGGTTCTGAACGGGGGCAAACTCCGGCCGCAGGACTGGAAATGCGGCGAGCGTCTGTGGCTGATGGATATTGTCGCGCCATTCGGCGGGGCGGACAGGGTGCTGGCCGACATTCAGCAGAACGAGTTCCCCGGCAGAACGATCCGCCTCCTGGTGCCCGACCCGGAGACGGGCGGGGTCAGCAAACGCGAGCTGCCGCCCCGGCCCATGCCGCAGGAAACCTTTCAGGGTCCAGACGCAGGTAACGCATGAAAGCCATGAACCCTTCCACGAAATCCCCCTTCTGCCGGATCAGGCCGCCCTGTCTGTACGGCTGCTGTCTGCTGCTCTGCCTCTGCCTGGGTTTTCCCGCCGCCTCCCAGGCCGCGCTGAGCTACCAGGACGCCCTTGCCCGGGCGCTTGACCAGGAGGCGCGGCATCAGGCCGAAGAGCACGAGGCCCGGGCAACCCGGGCAGATGGCTGGCGCTCCATTGCCGGCATGGGCCCCACCCTGACCGCACACCTGCAACCCTCGTTCAATGAAGACCGCTTGCAGCGCGATGCGGTTCCGGCTCTGGAATACGCCGGCGACGACCGGAGCAGCTCCTACCATGACACCGAAATCGGGATCACGCTCAGGCAGCCCCTGCTCGATTTCGAACGGCTGCATACGGCCCGTTACGGGAGCCGGCAGATCGATCTGGCAGATCAGATGCGGCGCAGGTCCAGTGAAGAACTCTCTGTTCGTGTGGCGGAACTGTACTATGCCGTTTTGGCGGCAAGGGACAGTCTGGCTGTCCGCGAGGCCGAGGAAAAGACACTGAAACAGCAGGTCGAAGCCGCGCGCTCCCGGCAGGCTCTGGGTTACGGCACCGCCATCGACGTGCATGACGCGGAGGCCCGGCAGGCCCTGGCGCGGGCCGCGACAATCGCCGGCCGCGATGAACTGAACAACGCGCGCCTGGCGCTTCAGGAAGTGCTGCATCAGGAAGAGCTCGAAGATCTGGCCCCATCTCCCGCCCTTGCGGAACTGCCCCGCCGGGAACGGAATCTGGCCTTCTGGCAGCAGCAGGCGCGCGAGAGGAATACTGACCTGCAAATGAAAGACCGGCAGGCCGAAATGGCCCGGCTGGAACGGCAGGCCGCATGGTCCCGTTTCGCGCCGCGCCTGCATGCGGTGGCTTCCTACACCTACAGCAAGCCCAGCGACAGCCTGTATTACGGCGCAGAAGAAGAATCGGAAGGCTACATCGGCCTGCGCCTGGAGATGGATTTGCTGAACGGCGGTGCAGATACCGCCGCGTCGATAGCCGCAGGGCAACGCTTCGAGGCGGCGCAGGCGCGGCTGGAAGAAAGCAGGCGTGCGGTTGCCCGCTCGGTGCAATCCATGTGGGATTCCCTGGGCAGCACCTACGCCTTGGCCGAGGCCTACGAAGGGGCTGCCCAGGCAAACCGGCAGGCCATGATGGCCACAGAGGCCGGCTATCGGGAAGGAGTCAAGGTCCTGCTGGACGTGCTGGACGCCCAGCAAAAATACTACAGCGCGCTGAACCAGGCGCAGAATGTGCGAAACAACTACATGATTTTATACTATAAATTTGTCGCGCTCACCGGCCAAAGCGAGCTGCCTCTTCAGGAAGGGCCAGGCGCAGCCAAGGTTCGCGCGCGCGAACAATGAGCAGCGCCATCTGGAAAACAGGACAGTCTGCAAGGCTGGAACGGAGCAGCCAGGGGATGAGGACGCCGCAGAGGGGCCAGTTCCGCTTGTCCGGAACTTTTGTTCATGCCCTGTGTTGTGCGGGCCTGGTCCTTGCCAGCGCCTGCGCGAGCCCCGGGGAAAAGAGGGCGAATGCCGCCCTTGCCCGGCTCTGCGTTGGTGCCGGCTTTCAGATCCATGAACGCGTCATCTTGCCACCCGGGCTCCCACTGTACACTGTGGAATCGTACACAGCCTACGAACCGTACAGGGTCTATGCGCCCGTGACACGGTATCGGCTCAGGCCGGTGAGGCGTAGTCGCCGCATTTTGAATCCGCGCCTGTTTGATCCATCTGCCGGGGTAGCGGCCCTGGGGCCGGATTATCTGGTCAAAGAGTTCACCGAGCCGCTTGCCCTCCCTGCACTGAACCTCTCGAAAGGCTTTGAGTTCCCGGACGGCATTACATTCTGGCGCGTGCATGACCAGATCATTCGCAAGTCTGACGGCAAGCCCCTGGGCGAAGTGTTGTATGTCGAGCGCCGGGGCAACAGCTTGTGGGCACAGCTCCTGGGCAGCGGCAGGCGAGCGTACCGCTGCCCGGACAATGCCAGCATTGAGGCGCTGGTCGCCCGGATTTTTGCCGAGTCCCCGGACTCCGACATGGCGGAATAGGCCGGGATTGGCGGATGCGAACGGCAATGTCCGTTTTGAGGCGGGGGCCGGCTTCAGCGCTCAGGGCCAATGCCGCGCCCGGTGTCCCCGGCACTCCTTCCTGCGGCCCGGTGGCTGAAAATGCTTGGGAACTGACAGTCGCTTTGCTGCGGCCCACATATGCCGAGCAAAGGTAAAGAAACGCTGTTCCGCACTTTTTCCCGGGAGCCTGTGCCAGGCCCTGGTCGGATTTTTCAGGCAATTGTCAAAGCGGAAGCAGCGGGGTAGTCAGACGGAGCAAAAAACAGGAAAGTCTGAACCCCGGAAATGTTTGTGGCAGAGCATCCTGCGCACACTGCCACAGGCACTATGGCAAAGGCTGAAGCTGGATTGCCGGTGCGGAGCAGGCAATTCTGCTTGAGTGATTGAGATAAGATAGGGAGCAGGATATGACTATGAAAGGTTCTTTATTTTTTTTCGTCACCTTGCTTTGTAGTTGTATTTGCAGCGTTCTCTGTGCGCTTGCCTGTTTGCAGGCTGCTGGTTTCTGTGTGCAGGAGATGCGCTGGCTTTCTGTTGCGGGAAAAAAAATGATTGCGGCAAGATTTATCAGTGATGGCAAAGATCGCCCAATTGTACGTTATCCTGGTACACCGGATGGTACTATAGAAGAGCGTAATACCCTGGTTCCCTACAACAATGTATTGGAATTCTTGCAGAAAAATCCTGACTGCTGCACGGTTATTCCTTATGAAGAAATATATGTCGATTACGAACCGATAACCTTTTGGGACAGATTTTGGGGAGGCTATTCCTACGGTGTCGTGGTCAAGTCACTGACCACAGAGAAAATCAGCATTAATGGCGGCCCTGAAGTTACTGAGACGAATCCATCTGAAATTTATCTGAGATTTAACAATTGTGGCAAATGCCGCATGAAGGATTCCTATCCATATTAAATATAATGATTCAACCTGTTTTGAAATAATTGGTGGGGGACTCTATACCTGATTTATATGCAAAGAATAGCAAACAGCAGAATATAGGCTATACTAAAAGTCAAGACTATATTGATGGTATGGGAAAGCCTCTGAAATTTGATGCGCTGGGATATATAAAAGCGAAAGGCCCTGGACGATTTGTTCTTGATTCAGAGTCAGCACTTTACACAAAACAGCAATACCACTAAAAATACAATAATAAAATAGATGGAAATTTGTTATATGTACAGATATTTATTCGTTATAGGAGCATTGATACTGATGACGGGAATTACTGACTGTAGTGAGGTCAATAGTTCCCATCATTATGAGGCGATGCCCTTTGAGAGACAGACACCAGGGAATCCAACAACAAATGATTATGCGCTGCATTTTAGAGTTGACTACAAGGTTGTCGAACAAGGTGCCACCTATACATACAGGTATGGCGGCGGCAGTGAGACTCATGGTCTTGGAGGAGGGCGTTCGGGTTATGGGGCTTTCGGTGAGTTGGTTCTGGATTTTAAATTTAAGGGTGGTCGTATTTTTCATGAGGTCATAACTTTAAAAAAGTTAATGGCTGATATGCTACAAAGATATCAGATTCAGGATCTTAGCGATACTCATCTAGAATATAACGGAGGTGCTGAGGTCAATGTAAAAATTGACAGAGAAAGAATAGTTATAGACTATACGTTAGATAAAACAAAAAGCATGAATCCTCTTATATCAGAATATTATCAATATCCATTATTTGAGAAGTCATTATTGGAAAATAATGAGTTACTACCATTACCAGGAAATCCTGACTTAAATTTATTTGGTATTCGTTTTTATGTAGATAGAGATATTTTTTGTGAAGGAAATTATAAATATACAGCGGAAGATGGTAAGATAATACCAATTAATGAATTGGGGCGCTATGGATATCAGAATGTGGGAAAACTTTATCTGAATTTTACCTTAAAAAATGGATAGAATATAAGAAAAGATATTGATTTAAAACAACTGTTTATAGAATTGCAAAATAATCTTAATATAATTGATCTTTCAAGATCAAAATTTGGTGGATATGCTGATTTGGTAATTCTTATAGAGAGAGATCATTTGACAATAGACTACCGTCTACTTGAACGTAAGAAAAAACAAAAATTAGAGGCGGTATCCTGGCATGAGTCATACAAGCGAGAAGAAGATCGTCCAGGGACTGGTTACCGATTAATACAAACGTTGACTGCACATTCTTCGCAGTATACAGAGCACCTCTATCCTATTTATTACTATAATTTTAACAGTAAATAAAACAGAGAAGGTATCATGGAGCTGTTTCGCGATACAATACCAAAGTGAGATGCCACTGCAGCAGAGCTGGAATAATATACCGGTGAATTCAAATTGCAAATGCACCGATGATGGCGTGGTTCACTGCTGTCCCACTAACTTTGGAATAGCGATAACTGGTTGTTATGTAATGGTATTTTTTGTTTTTCCGGACAAAAAAGTTCGTCTAAATCCCGCCGTTCAAACAAATTGAGCTGAACAAGCCGTAAAATCTGCAGGATAGATTGCCCCAGGCGACTCTGAAATTTGATGAAGGCCACCAGAAGATACGCGCACAACGCGATCCACAGCTGCGTCCGCACCGCGTTCATGCTACCGCCCACAAAGCTCTTCACCTTCAGGTGCTGTTTGATCCACTTGAAGAACAGCTCCACTTGCCACCGCTCCTTGTACAGTGCCGCCACCGTGGTTGCCGCAATATCCAGGGCGTTGGTCACAAACTCGTATTCCTCACCTCTCGCTTCATCCAGAAAGCGGACTGTCCGGAACACGCCCTCCACTCCTCTGAACCGGATTTCCCGGTCTTCCAGGATACCCGCGCTTTTGCACCCCCGGCGTTTCGCGCCAGGCTGCACCGCAGCACCACGCTTCAGGCGTGTGACGAAATGCACACCATCCTTCGTCAACTCCTGATACCACTGGTAATCCGTGTAGCTCCGGTCAAAGACCACCCAGGAACCTCGGGGAAGCCGCAGTTCACGCGCCTTGTTGATCTCGTGGACTCGCCCTGCCGTCATATCCACGAAGCTGGGCAAATAGCCGTCCGCCGCAAGCCCCACATGCAACTGCATCGCCCCCTTGCTGGCGCGGTACGTGGCCCAGCGAAACAGCGAGAGCGGCAGCTCAATCACCGTGGCATCAAGGAGATAGACCTTGCCGCCGTCTTTGAAGCGGAACTTTTGGTGGGGAGGCGCAAGCGATTGACAACGAGCCAAAAGCGCTACGAACACCTTTTCGAACAGCTAGGCGGCTGTCTTTTCATTAGCCCGCGCCAGACTGGAACGACTGAATGAGCCGAGGCCCAGATGATAAAGTTTGCGACTTTGCGGTGAAAAGGCATCCACAATGCCGCGTAAACTGTCGCGTCCAGCGAGTTGCCCCACCAGCATGGCCACAAACTGCGTCCACCCAGAAAGGGCGCGGCGGTGTTTCTTTGGTTTGTATCGGTCTACGGTTTTTTGGACACGTTTTTTGTTGATCAAACCGCGATGTTCACGGCCTCTTTCTGGATGGCCCGCACCGCTGACGGAGTCTTGTAGTCGTGGCGTCCGATGTTCCATTCCCGGTTGTACGTATCCTTGAATTCCAGGAGGGCGAGGCGGAGTTCCTCCACAGTGTCGAACCGCCGAATCCAGAGCAGGTTCTCCTTCAAGGTCCGAACAAATCGCTCCGCGATGCCGTTGCCTTGGGGCTCTCTGACGAAGGATGGCGAACTCTGAATACCCAGACAGGAAATTTCCTCTTGAAACACCTTGGAAACGTACTGACTGCCGTTGTCATGCCGCAGAGTCAGGCCTTCAGCCACTGCGGGGCCAAAGGCGCCAAAGCTATGGCGCACACCTTGGCGAATCGGCTCCAGGGCTTCGAAACGCGTCCCGTACCTGGCGGCGTGGATGCCGACACACTCCAAAGAACAGTGGTCCACCGCCAGGAAGATCGAGGCGTTGCCTTCCCGTGCAGTCATCGTCGTGGTCATGTCTGTGCCCCACATCTCATCCACCCGCTCTGTCTTGATCGTCCCGTCATGCGCTTTGGGGCCGTGAGGCCTTCCAAGGTTGCGCACGGCAAGCAGCTTATTCTCCCGCATGAGCCGAAGCGTTCGCTGAGGGGAAGTCCTGATCCCATCAAAGCGCAATCTGGCCCACACTTTCCGGTAGCCTTCGCCAGTGAAGGGAGAACGTTGGATGCAGGCGACTATATGGTCGAGCAATTCGTCGTCGCCATGGAATCCGACAGGGCCTCTGCGGCCAGGCGCACTCTCAGCCGAAGCCTTGCGCGCGTAATGCGTCGATCTGGGGATGTCCCAGACCTGGCAGACTCTCACCAGTCCATACTTCTGTCCTGTGGAGGGCGAGGAGGACCGGCTCATTTCCTCGACCTCCGCCACGCCAAAGGGCCTTTTGTCTCCAGGAGCCGAATCTTCTCGCGGAGCAGCTCGATCTCCATGGTCTGCTCGCCAATCTTCTCGTTGAGGCGCCTGTATTCGGCATCCTCGGCCGGAGAGCGCTTCTTGAGACTATCGGCCCCACCGGCCAGAAAGGCGTCCCTCCATTGTGAGAGCTTGGCCGCTGTGACTCCGAGTTCCCGACTGAGCATTTCAATGTCCTCACCGCGCAGAAGCCGAAGGACGGCCTCAGTCTTGTGCTGTGCCCAGAATCGCTTGGGAGCCGCCTCAGTCTCCCCGGTTCCAGTCGGCCTGCGGCCGTCCTCCACCGGGGAGACGGCCGTCATGCACTTGTCGATTTCTTTGCTCATGAATCACCTCATGGGGAGTCTTTCTACTCCCAATTCGGTGTCCAAGAAAACCCTATACCAGAGGAGGTTGAACCGCCCGGCGGACTTGCTCAAATTCATGTCTCGGAAAAACTCTAAGCAATTGGCCGACAACCGTGCTACAATATCCCATGGCTTGGACCTCTTTGGTTTTAATGAACTTTTTGTCAAATCCATTATACCACACAAGGGGCTCCAAGCCTTTATTTTATCCCGAAATCATTGATATTTTGTGGGACAGCAGTGGTATAAAGTAAATAATGGCTCCGCTGTCAAACTCACCGGAAATGAAATTGAACTTCTTGGCAGCCCGTTAAAAAAGTCGCAGCAATGCGCATTGCGAGTAAAATAGTTTTTCCACGGGCTGTTATAGGATGTGGCTACGGCAGAGGGCGGCCTCTTCTGGCTGCATGGATGCCGGGCAGCGTTGCAGACAGATGGTGCCGATTTTCTGGGAT
This region includes:
- a CDS encoding toxin-activating lysine-acyltransferase; this translates as MAEKSPKEQDAASKQPEEAADRQEQNGQNDGLAEKLHEQAMELLRRLPAFGPVIMLYLQSAHRRFQFISDLEWLLIPPLMSRQCKLFMKKSYPFAYVSWAFLNEEAENRLVLNGGKLRPQDWKCGERLWLMDIVAPFGGADRVLADIQQNEFPGRTIRLLVPDPETGGVSKRELPPRPMPQETFQGPDAGNA
- a CDS encoding TolC family protein; translation: MKAMNPSTKSPFCRIRPPCLYGCCLLLCLCLGFPAASQAALSYQDALARALDQEARHQAEEHEARATRADGWRSIAGMGPTLTAHLQPSFNEDRLQRDAVPALEYAGDDRSSSYHDTEIGITLRQPLLDFERLHTARYGSRQIDLADQMRRRSSEELSVRVAELYYAVLAARDSLAVREAEEKTLKQQVEAARSRQALGYGTAIDVHDAEARQALARAATIAGRDELNNARLALQEVLHQEELEDLAPSPALAELPRRERNLAFWQQQARERNTDLQMKDRQAEMARLERQAAWSRFAPRLHAVASYTYSKPSDSLYYGAEEESEGYIGLRLEMDLLNGGADTAASIAAGQRFEAAQARLEESRRAVARSVQSMWDSLGSTYALAEAYEGAAQANRQAMMATEAGYREGVKVLLDVLDAQQKYYSALNQAQNVRNNYMILYYKFVALTGQSELPLQEGPGAAKVRAREQ